DNA sequence from the Alkaliphilus metalliredigens QYMF genome:
ACATGCCGACAGAAACAGGGAAATTTGAATTCTATAGTGAAACATTAAAGAAAGCTTTAGCTGGACATGCAGAAAAACACAATACAGATATTGATGATATTTTAGCTACATGTAAATATGATGTTGTAGGAGAAAGAGCCTTTATTCCTCATTATGAAGAGCCTTATATGGTAGGAACTGAATCTGAATATCCCTTTGCATTTATTGACTCTAAGTCTCGATTAACTAGAGAAGGTAGAGCTGCTAACTGTTCGTGGTTCCAAGAATTTAAGGATGTGGATGCTGGAGATGTTAAATGGGGAGATTGTATTAAAATGAACCCTGAAGATGCAGCAAAATTGGGACTACAGGATGGGGAGTTGGTTAAAGTTACTTCACCGACAGGTGAGATGACTACTACCCTAAAAACATGGGTTGCCCTACGACCAGGAACTGTACAAAAGAACTTTGGTCAAGGACATTGGGCCATGGGACATGTTGCTGCTGAAGATTTTGAGGGACGAGTAGCACGTGGTGCAAATAGCAATGACATGATACCTTCTGAGTTTGAACGCTTAAGTGGGTCAACGGCATACTATGGAAGCTTTAGAGTTCGGATCGAAAAGGCATAGAAATCGAAAAAGTGGAGGTGTTGTAATTGGCTAAATGTGGAATGGTCATTGACCAGAGAAGATGTACAGGTTGCGCAGCTTGCTCAATTGCCTGTAAAAATGAAAACAATGTACCCGATGGGATTTATTGGTCTCATTATATTATGGAAACCAAGGGTGAATTCCCCAATATAATACAAAATTATATTTCAACCCTATGTAATCACTGTGAGGATGCTCCCTGCGTGACAGCTTGTCCAGTGAATCCTAAGGCAATGTATAAACAAGATAACGGTATTACAATGCATGATGAAGAGACCTGTATAGGATGTCGTGCCTGTGAAACTGCATGTCCCTATGGTGTCATTTATTACAATGATGAAGAACCTTTTGGGAAATGGCGTTCTGGCGATGGTGCTGAATTAACGGAAAAAGTCGGGGGAAATGTGATTCCATACTATAACCCTGATCGTGCAGCAAGCTATGCTGGGATCAGAAGAGGGAATAAAGTAGAAAAGTGCACATTCTGTGATCATAGAGTTGCCAATGGTGAGGAACCATACTGTGTGGATGCTTGTCCTTCAAATGCCAGAACATTTGGGGATTTGGATGACTCAAGTAGCGAGGTAAGCAAACTACTGGCAAACAATGATAGTTTGGTGCTACAACCAGAAGAAAACACAAAACCACAAGTATACTATATTAATAAATTTGACGTTAAAGAATAATGGTTAACTTGGTGAGAAACAGGAAGTACTCCTGTTTCTCACCAAAATTCTTTTAGAAATGAGGGAGATACCGTGGAAAATTTTCAAGTTCATGAACAGTTGAGATGTGCCATGTACAATTTGTTAGCACAGTGCTATAAAATGCCAGAAATAGCATTGAAGGAAGAAAAAGTAATTGAAACATTGGGAGAACTTTTACCCCTCATAAATGATGAAGCTGCTAACTATGTAAAGGAAATGATGGTTGAATTAAGCCAAGAAGGAAAACTAGAAGAAATTAAAAAAGAGTATCTAAAGTTATTTGTGGGACCTAAAACGCTTTTGGCCCCTCCTTATGGTTCTTTATATTTAGAAAACAAAGGGCAGGTAATGGGTCCATCAACCCATGATGCAATGAGAATGTATCATGAAGCCGGCTTAGAGAAAGCAACAGATTTCAGAGAGCCTCCAGATCATATTCGTGTTGAATTAGAATTCATGTATTATTTAATTGCAAATGTAATCGAGTCCTGTGAAGATGGAAATTGGGATGGGGCAGAGAAATATGTTCAGCTACAATTAGAATTTTTGACAAAGCATATCGGTAGTTGGGTAAGACCTTTCACACAAAATGTAAATCAAAATGCCAAAACCAAGTTTTATCAAAACTTAGGATTAATCACAGAAATTTTTATTAGACAAGAGTGTGTGAAGGACAGTCTAGCCATGAAGGAAGAATTTATTGAACTTAAGCAGTCATCTAATAATTAGGAATACCACAGTAAGTAAGATGTTATCAGGAAGAAGCAAATTCAGATGAGGAGGTAGAAGAACTTGTTAATGAAATATTTGATGCAAAAGTTGATCATAGAAAACTATTCCAGTATTGATAAGAAACGCTGCCTTTATCAGCGGAATCAAGCTGAACCCTGTCGCATCTGTCAAGATCATTGTCCTTCGGAAGCCATTTCTTTAACAAAGAGCTGTGTAGAGATTGATGAGGAGGTTTGTAAAGGATGCGGTATATGCAAAAGCACTTGTCCTTCTCAAGCCATCACATTAAAAGAGTTTGGTGAGGAAAAGAATTTACAAAATCTCAATCCAAATGAAGTCGTATTGATAGGCTGTAAGCAAGAAACAAGTGAAGGAAATATTTTGTTTCCTTGCTTAAATGGGTTGCATAAAGAATATTTAGTGATATTGATGTTGCTTATGAAAGGCAAAAGGATATACTTTAATGTAAGTCAGTGTGAGAATTGTTATATTGAAAAGGGGTGTCACTATTTCATCCAAGCCTTAACAAAGGCAGAAACCGTTATCAATGGCTTAGGAATGGACGCTAACATATCTCTTATTTATCACAAGGAAGATTTGCCAAGCTATACAACCCAGGTAATGTCTAGGAGAGAACTATTTACCCTATTCAAGGATGGATCGGTGCATATGACCTTAGACGCAACCAGTAGCATCTTAGGGAAAAATAATGTTAAGGATTTTAGAACTAGAAACCTATTAGTTGATATGCTGAAGGAAGAAAATGATTTAAATAAAGAAGCACCACATCATTTTGAATCACTCTTTACAACCTGGAGTCTAGATTCCAAATGCAATGGGTGTGGTCTATGTGAAGCAGTGTGTCCATGGAAGGCATGGCAGATAGAGCGGTCAGATGAGGTAAATATCAGTCATCATGCAAGACGGTGCAGATCCTGTACTCTTTGTCATGAACTATGCCCTCAGAAAGCCATTAACAAGGATGCTTTTTCTTTAAATTTACTAGCGGGGGCGGCAGTAAAGACAACGATTCCTCTGGTCAAATGCCATAATTGTAATAAAAAATATGTTCAAAAAACAAGTGAACAGCAATTGTGTAATACTTGTAGTAAAAGGAAAAAATTGAAAAAGTCTGTTATATAAAGAAATGGGAAAATAACAAAGAAACTCTGATATAATAAATGAAATGAGCAAGTCACCTTCTACGACGGTCAAAGTAGAAGAGTTTGGACAAGGTTTTGTCCAGTCAATTTGTAAAGAAGGATGAAGTGTGTTGAATTGGGAGGAAAATTTGTTCAAGCTAAAGAATGATATTGCAAGTAATGAGGAGGTAAAATATGTTTGGTAAATTAGGAATGCCTGAATTAGTGTTAATTTTTGCTGTTGCCCTTGTCATCTTTGGACCTTCAAAGCTACCTGAAATAGGGAAATCTCTTGGGAAAAGCATTAAGGAGTTTAAAAAATTCTCAAAGGAAATGAAGGATGATCTCTCTCTAGAGGAAAGGGAGACAAAAGATAAAGATACAGTGAAGGTCAAAGAAGAGTAACCAATACGATGACTGATGGGTTGATCCCTAAGAAAGGGAGGATAAAATGAAAGTTGTTAAAACGGAAGAAGCAGTGGGAATGGTATTAGGCCATGATATAACAGAAATTGTACCCGGCGCCTTTAAGGGAGTGGCTTTTAAAAAAGGGCATGTGATTAAGTCTGAGGATATCGAAAGGCTACTACGAATTGGAAAAGAACATATTTATATATTTGAAATGAAGGAAAATGAAATTCACGAAGATGAGGCAGCCATTAGCCTAGGAAAATTAGTGTGTGGGGAAGGAATTCACTTTACAGAGCCCCGTGAGGGGAAGATCAATATCCTTGCAAAGGAAAAAGGTCTTTTAAAGATTGATCGAGATTTATTGGATGCTGTCAATGACTTAGGGGATATTTGCTTGGCTACAATCCATGGGAATCGATCCATTGAGAAGGATGGACTGATTGGTGGGTGTCGTGTGATTCCCTTAACGATCCACAAGGAGAAAATAGAATCAGCAGCAGAAATTTTAAAGGACAAGAAACCCATGCTCCAAGTAAAGCCATTTAAGAGGCTGAAAACCGCTGTCATTGTCACTGGAAGTGAAGTGTATAAAGGAAGAATAGAAGATAAGT
Encoded proteins:
- a CDS encoding 4Fe-4S dicluster domain-containing protein, coding for MAKCGMVIDQRRCTGCAACSIACKNENNVPDGIYWSHYIMETKGEFPNIIQNYISTLCNHCEDAPCVTACPVNPKAMYKQDNGITMHDEETCIGCRACETACPYGVIYYNDEEPFGKWRSGDGAELTEKVGGNVIPYYNPDRAASYAGIRRGNKVEKCTFCDHRVANGEEPYCVDACPSNARTFGDLDDSSSEVSKLLANNDSLVLQPEENTKPQVYYINKFDVKE
- a CDS encoding TorD/DmsD family molecular chaperone, producing the protein MENFQVHEQLRCAMYNLLAQCYKMPEIALKEEKVIETLGELLPLINDEAANYVKEMMVELSQEGKLEEIKKEYLKLFVGPKTLLAPPYGSLYLENKGQVMGPSTHDAMRMYHEAGLEKATDFREPPDHIRVELEFMYYLIANVIESCEDGNWDGAEKYVQLQLEFLTKHIGSWVRPFTQNVNQNAKTKFYQNLGLITEIFIRQECVKDSLAMKEEFIELKQSSNN
- a CDS encoding ATP-binding protein, which encodes MKYLMQKLIIENYSSIDKKRCLYQRNQAEPCRICQDHCPSEAISLTKSCVEIDEEVCKGCGICKSTCPSQAITLKEFGEEKNLQNLNPNEVVLIGCKQETSEGNILFPCLNGLHKEYLVILMLLMKGKRIYFNVSQCENCYIEKGCHYFIQALTKAETVINGLGMDANISLIYHKEDLPSYTTQVMSRRELFTLFKDGSVHMTLDATSSILGKNNVKDFRTRNLLVDMLKEENDLNKEAPHHFESLFTTWSLDSKCNGCGLCEAVCPWKAWQIERSDEVNISHHARRCRSCTLCHELCPQKAINKDAFSLNLLAGAAVKTTIPLVKCHNCNKKYVQKTSEQQLCNTCSKRKKLKKSVI
- a CDS encoding twin-arginine translocase TatA/TatE family subunit yields the protein MFGKLGMPELVLIFAVALVIFGPSKLPEIGKSLGKSIKEFKKFSKEMKDDLSLEERETKDKDTVKVKEE
- a CDS encoding molybdopterin-binding protein, with amino-acid sequence MKVVKTEEAVGMVLGHDITEIVPGAFKGVAFKKGHVIKSEDIERLLRIGKEHIYIFEMKENEIHEDEAAISLGKLVCGEGIHFTEPREGKINILAKEKGLLKIDRDLLDAVNDLGDICLATIHGNRSIEKDGLIGGCRVIPLTIHKEKIESAAEILKDKKPMLQVKPFKRLKTAVIVTGSEVYKGRIEDKFGPVIEKKIAAFDSEIIDKTIVPDELDVIKDNILKCKDMGAELIIVTGGMSVDPDDKTPGAIKATGADIIAYGTPVLPGAMLLFAYLDGVPVFGLPGCVMFAHTTAFDILLPRVFAGEKIVRKDITRMGYGGQCLKCEVCTFPNCHFGKY